Proteins from a genomic interval of Lycium ferocissimum isolate CSIRO_LF1 unplaced genomic scaffold, AGI_CSIRO_Lferr_CH_V1 ctg60, whole genome shotgun sequence:
- the LOC132045157 gene encoding uncharacterized protein LOC132045157, which yields MEKNTGSETKKINGGGFRAKMEHALYSGEKKYVIGGIAVIGVIFGIPWYFMTRGSKQQSHQDYLEKADKARSARLSSSTK from the exons ATGGAGAAGAATACGGGAAGTGAGACGAAGAAGATTAATGGAGGAGGGTTTAGGGCCAAAATGGAGCATGCCTTGTATAGCGGCGAGAAGAAGTACGTCATTGGTGGCATCGCCGTTATCGGCGTCATCTTTGGTATTCCCTGGTACTTCATGACCCGAG GCTCCAAGCAACAATCTCACCAAGATTACCTGGAAAAAGCTGATAAGGCACGGAGTGCGAGACTTTCATCCTCAACCAAATAA